Within Cololabis saira isolate AMF1-May2022 chromosome 14, fColSai1.1, whole genome shotgun sequence, the genomic segment CAGATAGATTGAGTTGCCACACATCCAAGAGACATCCTCTTGTGGGTCAGTCCCAGCTGCATCAGGAGCTGCCTAGTACTCAGTACAAGTGGCACTCGTGGGCAATAAGGTTTCATTAAATTTGGTAGGGTCAGATGTGTTCCGGCCGCAAGCGGCTAGATTGACGGAGCTATGGGTGTGGGTTTCCCCCAATCTATTTTGTTTCTGTAACAGACTGCTTTAAGGTGTTGTGGGAACGTTATCTTCTGTATCATGATTGGGGGCGACCAATTGTATGATAGGAAATGGTCAAACCCAAGGCCTTTATTAGCTGGGGCCGTGCTGTTGATTCCTTTAAAGTAATTTGGCAACAAGCCTGGGCTGTACCTGGATCTCAATATATCCGGGTAGTACGAACCATTGCGTGGATCTATGGGAATGGGATGTACTGGTGGGCTACCTGCTAACAAAGGCATTTGGCTACACACATACCAGTGTTTTGTTCCTTGGCTATAAACACAGCAAAATTGTACCACATGTAAATTTCAAACCGAGTTTTGGTTTGTCTGACTTCATACCACTTGCAGATTTGTATGGCCGTTACTGATTTCTTCTCTCGGAGCTCCTCTCCAGTCTGTTCCACCAGGAACCAGATTGTGGTCAGGAGGGCCACAATGGCCATGATGATGAGTGGGACTCATGATGGCAGTGCAAGGGGGCACTGACCTGTGGCTGGTGAGTAGGTGTCAGATGAGTTCTTCAGCGGACAAAGGTTTTGATACGTCTGACTTCCGGCCTACTCAGGGCCTGGAAAGTTTTTTACCAGCTTGCACTGTGACTGGTGAACCCACATAGATCGTTCAGCAACCTTTACTGCTGCCGGGGTCGCGATTTGGACAACGAAGGGGCCGTCCCAACGGGGTGATGACCTTTCACCACTCGAATCAGGATCTGGTCACCTGGTTTCAGCAATTCCTGCGTAGGAGAGAGAGGGGAAAGCGGCAGCTTACAAGAACTTTGAACATCTTTTCAGCAAACAATTTACTCATCCACATCGAGAGTGGATCTGCCTCTTCGGTTTTCTCTTGCCATGGTTCCCCTTCCCATAGAGGGAGCTGGAACGGACAACCATGCACTACCCCGAAGGGTGTGAGGCCTGATGGGTTTGGgacgattctcatgtacatTTTGACTAATGGCAGGCATTCAGGCCATGGTTTTCCAGTTTCTTCCATGGTTTTCCTGAGCCTCAGCTAAACAGTGCCATTAGTTCGTTCCACTAGGCCTGCTCCTACAAAATCTTTTAAGGTAGGTATTGGAATACCTTGTACTTTGTGTACCATACTCCACATCCCTCCTGTTGGGACATGGGACTTCCCATGGCTCAatttagccaccagggggaacagttTTTTGGAAGTACTGGTTTGTATGTCAACTAGAATTTTGCTAGTATTGCTAGTTTTAAGCTTTTGCTTAGAGACATGGAGAGTGCATCTTTATCTTGTACTTACACTAGATGACCTCTGCCGCAGCTAAGCATTTAAAGCACATAAGCTAGTCTGTGTTCtacaagttttatttttgtctggggCTAGTGTACTAACCTGATATCTCTATTTTCCAGCTATTTAACGGTCATAGTGTATTGTCATTTCCACTCTGCATCAGTTTCAAGTGTTATGTCCTGTCATATCTTgtcatgtctcatttttatgttttatgcaactgtgtggatgtgaacaggtcacacttgaaaatgagtcttcggactcaagtgttttatctgtataaataaaggataaataaaaaagaatttgAGTTGGATGTCAACAGGGATAAGGGTCTTGTTCTCATCATCCTCTTCTTCCTGACCTTTCCCTGGAAGGGTCAGGgctgccagagtcctgacttctccccagataagtggttGTCCCACTTCGTGACCTCTGCACCCTGGCAGGTCGGGGGTCTGGCTTAATAATTAACTAATCTCTATGTCCCTCAGATCCCCCCGCTGTCACCTTAGATTAGATAACTTGGTGTGGCAAAACCCGTTAAATTCTGTCTCCTACCTTAGTCAAGGACTACAGAATTTTCTTATATCAACCCAAGTGGGTTATGGTTTTATTGAAGTAACAACACACGAGTTAATAACATAACAGTCCAGTGACAAAACGGTTAATCACACAACGGTCCCGGCCATTTGAGGAAGACTCAGAGTATTCTGGGAACTTCTGGGCATGTCTTAGGAACAGAATTTTCACTGCTGCTAAAGTTATCCTTATGAATTTGTTTGGACTATGTACTTAGGTACTGTGTACCTTCTAGGAATGTCTATACAGTGTTTGTATAgactgttttttaattaatgtattggtatcagcacttttttaatgcaacaaattgcagatttttgcacacagctgccaactttctctctgtgttttattgaatgtgttatgtgtgtgtttgggtgaGAGCTGCCAAATCAAATTGCCCttcaagggattaataaagttgttttgaatttgaattagcTCTTGTGTTTTTCAGCCGACAAAAGTCTCCCTCATCAGACACAGACCACAATATCTAAAGAAGCCAGTTATTTGTATAATTTTCTACAAAAATGTCAACCGAGAGGCCCATAGGAAATTCAACATTCAACCCATGGACATCTAGTCTCAAAATGAGAGGACACTTCTATTCTCAGGCtacactaagggcctgatttactaaaggtttgcgtgtgtaaaaacctgtgcaaacttgacagcacccgcaaaccaaagtgccagctgatctactaacagcgtgcaaagaataGCGTaacacacgcaatccatttagtacttttgccctgatgaataatcaatatggggcgtacccaccagaacgcgctaaatactgggaggggaagatgcaaatatctccatttaccacgcgcaatgagatttaccaagcctgaaagtttttgcgcgtattgtgattgcgtctgtatttaatacgttcgaaaggaaggtgctaatctgcacaGCATTACtattgtggtgaggattctccacatgcaaaaggagaaatattttatttgaatgttaaatcgagtattattcagcaaaaggttgccacaggaggcacattattttttttttatttgtgataataaataaatcacgtgttttcatggagaaaaaagtgtttcttattgtgcgccaatgacgtgatctactagtttgcattattcgttttggaatactcaatttagatatatactgcatgggatttggactcagaataatggCTATAATTGCCACGGCATGCCACGGTCAGCTggagacaattgtctcgagctgaccggagcatcaagactggagagatgattaaaaattaTGTCCGAGCTGTCATGTTAGTCTATGTCCAAAATAACACTGAAAAGCTTGTCTGATTACGCTTTTAgttgtcatccatccattcaatacacgtaactgacattgatgtattcacagtgattcattaTCAGCTGTAAATACTTGTGTACAGccattattctgagtccaaatcccatgcagtatatatctaaattgagtattccaaaacgaataatgcaaactacagatcacgtcattggcaccccagGATACAGCTTTgccaccgaggtggcaaagcgctctctgctgtgtgcgctctgtgcgctctgtgcgctgttctgaacacttctcttctcttcttgccatatgatggtcccgtctgtcacacatttactgtcagtgtttgctatataatatataatatttgcaatatactgtggacatctgaataaaaacttaactcataaatagattgaatcaaagcgctctccagctctgtgtctgattgtctttttctcctcagatcatgccgagcaccgcggggtcacgtaaacccgaccaattcaatattaaaatcaaattcagtcctgtggcccgtttttctatttcgtatttttgatctgtgcctaaaattgaaatatgaaaaaccagacgtttttccgttttttgttttaccaactgcatttattctatcgcaggttttctccgatattgcggttcttttggtaatgtttaaatttctttgctgtagttcatgaatgtgttaattgcctcttccactaatatctctaactccaacttgtcaaatttcattttgcgcttgtgactgtgctttccatccactctccatggcgcagagtttgcgctcgcaaaccgcaagacacgcaacacctcatttaaatactgctgtttgcacctgttatcaattgcgcacgcaatcttagttgatcacccgcaaaccacgcaacaacagcacgcgcaaactttttcagtgcacacgcaatttagtactctttatttaggatcttagtaaatcgggccctaagccTCTCACCCACGCAGCTTCTCGTGAACGTGCAGCCAGACCGGCAATGGAGCGCGTTTACACACACACTACTGCAgccgtttacacacacacaccatgaccTTTGGCCCTGCTGCAGCTTTGCGGCAGCTCACTTTTCTCCACTTTCCAATTTCCCATCAAAACCATATTTCTTATGCCATTCTTTTACAGGTTCGCAACTTTCAGGTAAATGTTGCATCATGTACCATGTATTGGGCGGCAGTTTTTGGCTGGAACTTTGTCCCATTTTGAATGTTTAAATCAGTTTTGCTATTAGCCttaaattactttatttttgaTCTGTTAAGTTCCATATATTATTTCGCACAATATTTTTCCACAATCTTTTATTACCTATTTTTAGGGACATCCCGTAGACCAAGAGTCTTTTGGAAATTATTTTAGGTTCACAATAAGTTTCAGTTTAATCACGTAATTGTTATTTTAgcaattttttttactttctttcagCTCATAAGTTTCCGTtttgacagtttggttttagcgcTGATTAATTTAGTGAACAATCGAAACTTTACTTCGTAATTTTGGAAACCGCAACATTTGCAATAAACAGTTCAATCATGAACAttagacaaaaacaaacattagacaaaaaaCCATCCCAATAGAAacctcttcttgttttttttccataacaTTACTTTAAAGTCCCTGACTTTACAGTGGGTCCCAGACCCTCGTATTTTACcataaaacacatttaatatcCCAGGTATTTTTCGAGAGGAGCGTTTTCCTACCAATCGTAGGTGCCCTTCCTGGCTCGATGGGGAGTTTTGCCACTTGATCCAACTTCGTCCTGACGCCACAGATCTTgggtcccgggtttcggcaccagAAAATGTTaggtctaaatcaacattacataagttTGTAACGAGGAAAAACATAGAGACAGCTTGGAATGGTCTTTTAacgcacttctgcagaaggggggagcagaggagtgcagagTAACGAGGctctcattgagaactcctgagcttccccaaagTTCCTCCTCCTGCATGATGGTTTTATTGAGAACCTTGACAGGAACTGACTGTATATGGACAGTGAACAGTGaacaatgggtggaagtgataacatGTGATTGAGTCATGACATTACAGTAGAGTGATTGAACCAGGACAGTTCAaaacctgagtagatcaggaagtggctgttcTGACATCTGTTGACAAAGCATGTGACACTCTTCAGaaggacaaaaacaagtttaaaggttaattaacctcacaagtaattccataaatgtatttaaaaaacaaacatttacattttcccctgaagccaaggtgtggcgacTGCCGTACCTTGCCGTACCTGATTGACGGTGGCGCTGGCTGGTGAAGCAGGAAGTTACAAGGAAGAAAATGACAGCATCTTATTTACTtaatacatatttgtcacagctgctggtttaaAGGTCTGAGCTCGgattccttccttcactgttgttCTGTAACCCCCGGCAACAGGCTGTTAgtatggaataacagctactttgagactgattttgctgtttagttatgatttcctgacaaagtcaggtggtgccaagttctgattcattcattttgataattcatcgtctttattaattattaataattatcatTAGACAATTATTGATAACgctctaataactgaaccagcactccctttgtggcacaacgtaatccaggtcctgatccaggtttcttccctcttaaaggggagtttttacctgccgttgtttatgtaataattatcAACAAGTTGGATTCATTCACATAAGAACATTAGACACTTTAACCTATCTATGTTATCGTTGTTGAGAAACCGCTTCTAGAAACAGTCTGGAAACCTGGAACGTGACAGTagtttttaaagttttatgttttttataaatgtttctCAGAGAACTTCTCTTGCTGAAATCTGACCCCGATgaacctccctcttcttcctgctcagaCCAGCTGATCCAGTCTGACCAGTGTTTGCTGGTTCCCtcccctgcagatctgcagctataAGACGGGTCTGAACAAAAACAGCTGAACACTGAGCTGACAGCCTTCATTCTCTGCACAGACACGTGATTTGTAGATCAGAACTCGACGAGTTTCATCTTGAGGAAGTAAAACTCTCTCAGTCTCAGTTATCGAGAGGAGAAATGGCGCAGAAAGGAGATCAGCTGGACCAGGAAAGCTTTTCTTGTTCCATCTGTTTGGAGGTTTTAAAGGATCCGGTGActattccctgtggacacagttactgtatgaactgtattaaaacccactgggatgaaggagagaagaaactcCCCAGCTGTCCTCAGTGTAGAGAGACATTTATCCCGAGGCCTGCGCTGGTGAAAAACACCATGTTTGCTGCTTTAGTGGAGCAGCTGAAGAAGACGGGACtccaagctgctcctgctgatcactgctatgctggacctgaAGATGTGGCCTGTGACGTCTGCTCTGGGAGGAAACTGAAAGCTGTCAAGTCCTGTTTGGTCTGTCTGGCCTCTTACTGCCAGAAACACCTTCAACCTCACCGTGATTCATCTACATTCAAGCACCACCAGCTGGTGGATCCCtccaagaacctgcaggacaacatcTGCCCCCGTCACGGTGATCTGAGGAAGATGTTCTGTCGTACTGATCAGAAGTGTATCTgttatctctgctctgtggaGGAACATAAAGGCCATGACACAGTCTCGGCTGCAGCAGAAAGGGcggagaggcagagagaggtGGTGGTGAGAcgacaacaaatccagcaggagatccaggacagagagaaagatgtgaagctgcttcagcaggaggtggaggccatcaatcagtctgctgatggaacagtggaggacagtgaggagatgttcactgagctgatctctctcctccagaagagaagctctgaGGTGAAACAGCAGgtcagatcccagcaggaaattgaagtgaggagagtcagagagctggaggagaagctgcagcaggagatcagggacctgaagaggagagacgccgagatgaagcagctctcaGACACCGAGGACCACAACCAGTTCCTCCATAGCTGGCCCTCACTGCCACCACTCAGTGagtccacacactcctccagcatcagcatccgccctctcacacactcctccagcatcagcaATCGTCctctcacacactcctccagcatcagcaATCGTCctctcacacactcctccagcatcagcaATCGTCctctcacacactcctccagcatcagcaATCGTCctctcacacactcctccagcatcagcaATCGTCTtctcacacactcctccagcatcagcaATCGTCCTCTTACACACTCCTCCAGCACcagcatccgtcctctcacacactcctccagcaccagcatccgtcctctcacacactcctccagcatcagcGTCCGTCCTCTCAGGTACTTTCAGGACGTGACAGCAGCTGtttcagaggtcagaggtcgactacaggacatcctgagagacacGTGGAAAAATGTCTCACTGGCCGTTACTGaggtggatgttttactgtcagaaacagagagcagagctggattcttgaagtattcat encodes:
- the LOC133459411 gene encoding E3 ubiquitin/ISG15 ligase TRIM25-like, producing the protein MAQKGDQLDQESFSCSICLEVLKDPVTIPCGHSYCMNCIKTHWDEGEKKLPSCPQCRETFIPRPALVKNTMFAALVEQLKKTGLQAAPADHCYAGPEDVACDVCSGRKLKAVKSCLVCLASYCQKHLQPHRDSSTFKHHQLVDPSKNLQDNICPRHGDLRKMFCRTDQKCICYLCSVEEHKGHDTVSAAAERAERQREVVVRRQQIQQEIQDREKDVKLLQQEVEAINQSADGTVEDSEEMFTELISLLQKRSSEVKQQVRSQQEIEVRRVRELEEKLQQEIRDLKRRDAEMKQLSDTEDHNQFLHSWPSLPPLSESTHSSSISIRPLTHSSSISNRPLTHSSSISNRPLTHSSSISNRPLTHSSSISNRPLTHSSSISNPPASDVTAAVSEVRGRLQDILRDTWKNVSLAVTEVDVLLSETESRAGFLKYSCEITLDPNTVHTWLLLSEENRKVTFLDQRQSYSDHPDRFKYPQVLSRESLTGRHYWEVETADGVSVAVSYKNISRSGNESLFGYNDKSWSLYCSSDSYMFRYNNIQTSISGPWSSRIGVYLDHRAGVLSFYSVSGTMTLLHRVQTSFTEPLRAGVRIYLNPGRSAEFCKLK